Proteins encoded within one genomic window of Saccharopolyspora pogona:
- the ectB gene encoding diaminobutyrate--2-oxoglutarate transaminase, with protein sequence MNDIFATLESEVRSYSRTWPTVFDRAGGSYLYDEDGTAYLDFFAGAGALNYGHNNPLLKRKLIEYIERDGVAHSLDQSTVAKRAFLEAFRDNVLKPRGYNYKVQFPGPTGTNSVESALKLVRKITGRESMISFTNAFHGMTLGSLSVTGNSMKRGGAGIPLVHATPMPYDDYFDGQVPDFLYFEKMLEDSGSGLNDPAAVIVETLQGEGGINSSRPEWLRGLYDLCQKHGMLMIVDDVQMGCGRTGPFFSFEEAGIQPDIVCLSKSIGGYGLPMALTLIKPEHDVWEPGEHNGTFRGNNPAFITATEALKQYWADDALEKSTIAKGERVGEVLEEIAAKHGDAVAKGRGLARGLGFEDTNVAGKVSKAAFDRKLLLETSGPSSEVLKIMPPLTVSDDELEQGLQIVRESVQAVLA encoded by the coding sequence GTGAACGACATCTTCGCAACCCTGGAATCGGAAGTCCGCAGCTACAGCCGAACCTGGCCGACGGTCTTCGACCGCGCCGGCGGCAGCTACCTCTATGACGAAGACGGCACCGCCTACCTGGACTTCTTCGCCGGTGCCGGCGCGCTCAACTACGGGCACAACAACCCGTTGCTGAAACGAAAACTGATCGAGTACATCGAGCGCGACGGGGTGGCCCACAGCCTCGATCAGTCCACTGTGGCCAAACGCGCGTTCCTGGAAGCCTTCCGGGACAACGTGCTCAAGCCGCGCGGGTACAACTACAAGGTCCAGTTCCCCGGCCCGACGGGCACCAACTCGGTGGAGTCGGCGCTGAAGCTCGTCCGCAAGATCACCGGGCGGGAATCGATGATCAGCTTCACCAACGCCTTCCACGGCATGACGCTGGGCTCGCTGTCGGTCACCGGCAACTCGATGAAGCGCGGCGGCGCCGGCATTCCGCTGGTGCACGCCACCCCGATGCCCTACGACGACTACTTCGACGGCCAGGTCCCCGACTTCCTCTACTTCGAGAAGATGCTGGAGGACAGCGGCAGCGGCCTCAACGATCCCGCCGCGGTGATCGTCGAGACGCTGCAGGGCGAGGGCGGCATCAACTCGTCGCGGCCGGAGTGGCTGCGCGGGCTCTACGACCTGTGCCAGAAGCACGGCATGCTGATGATCGTCGACGACGTGCAGATGGGCTGCGGCCGCACCGGCCCGTTCTTCAGCTTCGAGGAAGCGGGCATCCAGCCCGACATCGTCTGCCTGTCCAAGTCCATCGGGGGCTACGGGCTGCCGATGGCGCTGACGCTGATCAAGCCGGAGCACGACGTCTGGGAACCGGGCGAGCACAACGGCACCTTCCGCGGCAACAACCCGGCGTTCATCACCGCCACGGAGGCCCTGAAGCAGTACTGGGCCGACGACGCGCTGGAGAAGTCCACCATCGCCAAGGGCGAGCGAGTCGGCGAGGTGCTCGAAGAGATCGCCGCCAAGCACGGCGATGCGGTGGCCAAGGGCCGCGGCCTGGCGCGCGGGCTCGGCTTCGAGGACACCAACGTCGCGGGCAAGGTCTCCAAGGCTGCGTTCGACCGCAAGCTGCTGCTGGAGACCTCAGGACCCAGCAGCGAGGTCCTGAAGATCATGCCGCCGTTGACCGTGTCGGATGACGAACTGGAGCAGGGGCTGCAGATCGTCCGGGAATCGGTGCAGGCTGTCCTGGCCTGA
- a CDS encoding ectoine synthase, producing the protein MIVRHLSDIEETDADIKTENWRSKRIVLAKEKVGFSVHETTLYAGTVNDFWYANHIEAVFITEGEGEIEDKATGEVHQLKPGSLYLLNNHDKHQVRPRTTMRTVCVFNPPVTGREVHDENGVYPLVVEDDETPVAG; encoded by the coding sequence GTGATCGTCCGGCACCTCTCGGACATCGAGGAAACCGACGCCGACATCAAGACCGAGAACTGGCGCAGCAAGCGCATCGTGCTGGCCAAGGAGAAGGTCGGCTTCTCGGTGCACGAAACCACCCTCTACGCCGGCACGGTGAACGACTTCTGGTACGCCAACCACATCGAGGCGGTGTTCATCACCGAAGGCGAGGGTGAGATCGAGGACAAGGCGACCGGCGAGGTGCACCAGCTCAAGCCGGGTTCGCTGTACCTGCTGAACAACCACGACAAGCACCAGGTCCGGCCCCGCACGACCATGCGCACGGTGTGCGTGTTCAACCCGCCCGTGACCGGGCGCGAGGTGCACGACGAGAACGGCGTGTACCCGCTGGTCGTCGAGGACGACGAGACGCCGGTCGCAGGCTGA
- the ectA gene encoding diaminobutyrate acetyltransferase, translating to MTGDKPSHNIDNGNSRSGSAGRLEIDTPVVSDGPELYRITRDSAVLDVNSSYAYLLWCRDFAQTSAVARIDGAVVGFVTGYVRPDAPDTLVVWQIAVDASQRGGGVAGRLLGHLVDRVLPRGVRYLETTITADNSASIRLFTALARKRAANLERSELFTAGLFPDAHLGEDLYRIGPFEPVPAAAAGS from the coding sequence ATGACCGGCGATAAACCGAGCCATAACATCGACAACGGGAATAGCAGAAGCGGTTCAGCCGGACGGTTGGAGATCGACACTCCGGTCGTCTCGGACGGCCCTGAGCTCTACCGAATCACCCGCGATTCGGCAGTGCTGGATGTGAACTCGTCCTACGCATATTTGTTGTGGTGCCGGGACTTCGCGCAAACCTCCGCGGTGGCACGCATCGACGGTGCGGTCGTGGGATTCGTGACCGGGTATGTCCGGCCCGACGCCCCCGACACGCTCGTCGTGTGGCAGATCGCCGTCGATGCATCCCAGCGCGGTGGTGGCGTGGCAGGTCGGCTCTTGGGCCACCTGGTGGATCGCGTGCTGCCGCGCGGGGTTCGCTACCTGGAGACGACGATCACTGCGGACAACTCCGCGTCGATCAGGCTGTTCACCGCGCTGGCGCGCAAGCGCGCGGCGAACCTGGAGCGCAGCGAGCTGTTCACCGCCGGCCTTTTCCCGGATGCGCACCTGGGGGAGGACCTGTACCGCATCGGGCCGTTCGAGCCCGTCCCCGCCGCCGCGGCCGGATCCTGA